One window from the genome of Diceros bicornis minor isolate mBicDic1 chromosome 1, mDicBic1.mat.cur, whole genome shotgun sequence encodes:
- the SKP1 gene encoding S-phase kinase-associated protein 1 → MPSIKLQSSDGEIFEVDVEIAKQSVTIKTMLEDLGMDDEGDDDPVPLPNVNAAILKKVIQWCTHHKDDPPPPEDDENKEKRTDDIPVWDQEFLKVDQGTLFELILAANYLDIKGLLDVTCKTVANMIKGKTPEEIRKTFNIKNDFTEEEEAQVRKENQWCEEK, encoded by the exons atGCCTTCAATTAAGTTGCAGAGCTCTGATGGAGAGATATTTGAAGTTGATGTGGAAATTGCCAAACAATCTGTGACTATCAAGACCATGTTAGAAG ATTTGGGAATGGATGATGAAGGAGATGATGACCCAGTTCCTCTACCAAATGTTAATGCAGCAATATTAAAAAAG GTCATTCAGTGGTGCACCCACCACAAGGATGACCCCCCTCCTCCTGAGGATGATGAGAACAAAGAAAAGCGAACAGATGATATCCCTGTTTGGGACCAAGAATTCCTGAAAGTTGACCAAGGAACACTTTTTGAACTTATTCTG GCTGCAAACTACTTAGACATCAAAGGTTTGCTTGATGTTACATGCAAGACTGTTGCCAATATGATCAAGGGGAAAACTCCTGAGGAAATTCGCAAGACCTTCAATATCAAAAATGACTTCACTGAAGAAGAGGAAGCCCAG gtACGCAAAGAGAACCAGTGGTGTGAAGAGAAGTGA